The Rhodoluna lacicola genome includes the window GGGCATCACCAAGGGCGTAAGACAAACGCACGTAACCTGATGGGCCAAAAGCTTCACCAGGAACCAGAGCAACCTCTGCTGCATCAAGAATGTAATCGCAAAGCTCAAGCGAGGTGTTGATGGTTTTGCCACCCCACTCGCGACCAAGCAAACCGGTCACGTCGGAATAAACATAAAAAGCACCCTGCGGCATTGGTGCATTCCAACCAGAGATTTTGTTCAACTCGGCAACCGCAACCTTGCGACGACGATCGAAGGCGTCGCGCATAGCAAGCACTTCATCCTGCGGTCCGGTTAGTGCGGCCAGGGCTGCCTTTTGCGAAATGTTCGAAACGTTCGAAGACAGGTGCGACTGCAGATTTCCGGCGGCTTTCATTGCGTCAAGCGGGCCGGCCATCCAGCCCAGACGCCAACCGGTCATTGCGTAGGTCTTGGCAACACCGTTCACGAAAATCGTGCGGTCGATCAGTTCTGGAACTGCCTCTGTGATTGAGATTGCCTTTAGGCCGTCGTAGGTCAGGTTCTGGTAAATCTCGTCGGTGATTACCCACATGCCATTTTCAAAAGCCCAGCGACCAATAGCCTCACTTTCCTCGCGGCTGTAGACAGATCCGGTTGGGTTTGATGGTGAAACAAAAAGCAGCACCTTGGATTTTGGGGTGCGGGCAGCCTCAAGCTGCTCAACGGTGACCTTGTAGTTTTGGTCGGCGCCAGCAAAAACCTCAACCGGCACACCACCGGCCAGGCGAATGGCCTCCGGGTAGGTGGTCCAGAACGGGGTAGGCATCAAAACTTCGTCACCCGGGTCCACGATGGTGGCAAATGCCTGATAAACGGCCTGCTTACCGCCGTTGGTCACCACAACCTGAGCCGCGGTGATATCGGTGCCGGAATCTAGCTTGGTCTTGGCGGCAATTGCCTCGCGTAGGTCCGGAAGGCCAATCGCAGGGGTGTATCGGTGGTTTTTGGGGTCAAGAACTGCCTTGGCGGCGGCCTCAACGATGTGGGCCGGGGTGGCAAAGTCTGGTTCGCCGGCTGCATAAGAGATGACTGGGCGGCCCGCTGCCTGAAGGGCTTTGGCCTTGGCATCCACCTTTAGGGTCGCAGATTCAGCAATTGCGCCAATGCGCTTAGAGATACGAGGGAATTCAGGCATGAATAAAGGTTACAACGGCAACACCGATGACCGGTGCCGGCAACTTCCCTTTGCATTACTGGGCGCTGGCGGGTATCCTTTAGGAAGTGAGTTTGACAACTCAGGAAGCCTAATCTGGCAAATTAATCAATTCTTAGATTTATCTAATTTTTTGACGCCCGGATGACTGCCGCTCGCGTTGTCAGATTTTCCCTCAAAGGGTGGTGGCTCAATTGGTAGAGCATCGGTCTCCAAAACCGAGGGTTGCAGGTTCGAGTCCTGTCCGCCCTGCTAGCAGTACTTAAACGAAGAAGAAGGAATGAGCATGGCTGAAGAGCTAGAGCAAGTCTCAGAAGATGTAGTCGAAAAGGCTAAAGCCGACAAGGCTTCAAGCCGCAACTTCATCGCACGCATCATCTTGTTCTTCAAGCAGGTTGTAAGTGAGTTGAAGAAGGTCACCAAGCCAACTTGGGCCGAGCTTCGCAACTACACCGGAGTTGTGTTGGCATTCGTGGTCGTTGTGATGTTGATCATTTCGTTCTTCGACTGGATTTTCTACCAGGGTGTGGTGTTCATCTTCACCCCAACGGCTTAACAATCAAGCGCATTAAAAACTTCTAAGTAAGGAAATCGAATTGACTGAAACAGAACGCGACGAACTAGAGGCATTGGCCGAGGTTCAAGACGTTGCTGCTGACGCGGTAATTGCTGAGGCCGATGCAGACTTTGCTGACCTTGCGCAGGACGCTGCTGCAGAACTTGAGCAGGACCTAGAGCTCGAAGAAGCAATTGTTGAAGCTAAAGAAGAAGTTGCAGCAATTGATGCCGAAGTAAACGAAGGCGGATCAGACGATCCTTATCGTGAATTCAAGGCGGAGCTTCGTCGCCTTCCTGGCAAGTGGTACGTGATTCACTCTTACGCGGGTTACGAGAAGCGCGTTAAGCAGAACATTGAAAACCGAAAGCTTGCAATCGAGGGTGGAGACGACATCTTCCAGATTGAAGTACCAATGGAAGACACCATTGAGATCAAGAACGG containing:
- a CDS encoding pyridoxal phosphate-dependent aminotransferase, which produces MPEFPRISKRIGAIAESATLKVDAKAKALQAAGRPVISYAAGEPDFATPAHIVEAAAKAVLDPKNHRYTPAIGLPDLREAIAAKTKLDSGTDITAAQVVVTNGGKQAVYQAFATIVDPGDEVLMPTPFWTTYPEAIRLAGGVPVEVFAGADQNYKVTVEQLEAARTPKSKVLLFVSPSNPTGSVYSREESEAIGRWAFENGMWVITDEIYQNLTYDGLKAISITEAVPELIDRTIFVNGVAKTYAMTGWRLGWMAGPLDAMKAAGNLQSHLSSNVSNISQKAALAALTGPQDEVLAMRDAFDRRRKVAVAELNKISGWNAPMPQGAFYVYSDVTGLLGREWGGKTINTSLELCDYILDAAEVALVPGEAFGPSGYVRLSYALGDAPLLDGIQRLQRLFQ
- the secE gene encoding preprotein translocase subunit SecE, giving the protein MAEELEQVSEDVVEKAKADKASSRNFIARIILFFKQVVSELKKVTKPTWAELRNYTGVVLAFVVVVMLIISFFDWIFYQGVVFIFTPTA